CTTCATTTTTCCGAGCTAAAAAATATGTGTTTTCAAGACCAAGAGATTTTGTTCAAAATCAACTACGTATGTTTGGACCAAAATTTAAAAAAGATGGAAAGCTTGTTTACACCAATGATGATATTATAAAATTTTTTGAGCCAACATTTTCAAACAATCTGCCGTTTATAAAACAGATTTTTCTTGCTGATTTTAATTACAAGCTGCGTTTTGATTTTAATTATGTTGATTTGATATTTGCAAAATCTGAAGGTGTAAAAGTATTTTCCCCATTTCTTGAAAAAAACATGCTTGACTTTGCACCACACATTCCAACCAAGTTTAAAATTACAAGTAATACATCAAAGATCATTCTCCGAGATATTCTCAAAAGGCTTGGAGCTCCAAAAAGGATTTACGAAAAGCCCAAACAAGGCTGGGGGATGAGACCTACAATCGTTTGGGAACGTGGTTTAAGAGAAAGGTGTGAGAACTTTTTGTTGGATGGTTATCTGGTAAGGGATGACTGGATAAATAAAAAATGGATAAAAGACTCATTAAATAAAATAAGCTCCTCTAATGAATCTGAAATAATTTATCCAATCATAAACAAACTTTGGGATTTGCTATCTTTTGAGGTCTTTTACATTCAATATGTATTACAACAAAGTAAGAAGGGAAGAATTTCGAATTGGAACTAGTCCTTAACTTTAGAAAAACAATGTTTCGATATCTTTTATTAATTCAATATAAAACGAGCTAGTAGTTTGAGCAATATTAGAGTCACATATTCGGGTCTGATTGCATTTGTGGTAGGAATAGTTGGCGTAATAACTGGTATAATATTCACAATAATTGTAACTAGAAAATTACCTCAGGAAGAACTTGGGTTATGGACCCTTATAGGAAGTTTAATCTCCTATGTAATAATTGTTGAACCAATCATCTCGTATTGGACCTCAAGACAAGTTGCAAGAGGTGAACAAGTTGCAAAGACATCAATCTTAACAAGTGGATTATTCTCAATTGGTGGTTTTTTTGCTTATCTTCTAATTGCTGTTAGCATCTCAAATTCTCTTAAAACAGATTTGTTTGCTGTACTATTAGCATCAATTCTAGTTCCTTTAACGTTTTTAAATAATACTTTGAGTTTTATTGCCTTAAGCCATAAACCGCATGGTGTGTCGTATGGAATAATAGCTTTTGAGACATCCAAACTCCCTTTTGGATTTTTGTTTGTTTATGTTTCTGGATTAAATCTAATCGGTGCTATAGTTGCAACCATTTTAGCTAGTTTGATAAAAACAATAATTCTATTAATAATGATAGCACCATTACTTGCCACCGAATTCAAAAAAACTATGATAAAATTCTGGCTAAGACTTTCATGGCTGCCCTTGTACACAAATGGTTCTGCATTTATTTATCATCTTGATGTATTGTTATACTCACTATTGGTAAATTCTCTGGTAGGGCTTGCATTTTGGGGTGTTGCAATGGCAATATCAAACGTGGTTTCACATTCTGGCCAGATCTCTCAGGCAATATACCCCAAACTTATTGCCACAAAACAAAAAGAATTTGCAGAAAGGAATCTTGAAAGGCTATTATATTTTGCAATTCCGATTTTAGCAGGTTCTATTGTCTTTGCAAAGCCAGCACTCCATATACTAAACCCACTATACATTGAAGGCACTCTGATTGTATATTTTCTCTCCTTTAGAACATTGGCATATGTTTTAATGAATAATTTCTTTAATATTATAGGTGCGTATGAAACAATAGATGTAGACAAGAGTGCATCATTCAAACTCTATCTTAAAAGCAAGTTGTTTTACCTTCCAACACTTCAATATGTTTTTTCCATATTGTACATTGGACTTTTGACAATTTTTCTTTTGATGTCATCGAATTCTGGCATGAATGAGGTTGAAAAAGTTTCAATATGGTCATTAATTTTATTTATAGTTACTTTGCCATTTACGGTATATGGCATAGTAGCTGTGAAAAGGCAATTTTCTATAAACATGCCATATTTTTCAATGTTAAAGTATTCTGCCGCAGCATTTGTAGGAAGTACCGTATCGTGGTATCTTTTAACAAATTATGTCAAGTATAATATCGAGATATTTGAGTTTCTACCTCAATTAATCCCAGTTCTAGTAGTTGGAGGGATAATTTATTTTGGGATTACTCTAATTATTGATAGGTCTACTAGGGATTTGTTCAAAGCAATTTTATTAGAAATTAGA
This genomic interval from Candidatus Nitrosotenuis uzonensis contains the following:
- a CDS encoding asparagine synthase C-terminal domain-containing protein — protein: MFTPKLDKFPLFMMLSIRYNPTYRGIIKGTKVIPDTQSLRPANFTDKNMTYEFCVNNTEKLLRENISKISAKNVAIGLSGGTDSSLNSLLLAKNEKVSLKLFCIGFNDSDDEFSDARLVANLTNCDYKEIVLDDVTKDLPTLVWKFGSPKSNLWPYYNFKTVRELGAKTTLSGEGGDELFGGYYFRYVKYLKSKPLTSFFRAKKYVFSRPRDFVQNQLRMFGPKFKKDGKLVYTNDDIIKFFEPTFSNNLPFIKQIFLADFNYKLRFDFNYVDLIFAKSEGVKVFSPFLEKNMLDFAPHIPTKFKITSNTSKIILRDILKRLGAPKRIYEKPKQGWGMRPTIVWERGLRERCENFLLDGYLVRDDWINKKWIKDSLNKISSSNESEIIYPIINKLWDLLSFEVFYIQYVLQQSKKGRISNWN